The following are encoded together in the Pleurocapsa sp. FMAR1 genome:
- a CDS encoding endo-1,4-beta-xylanase gives MTRKLFKYGRRSLLLAFGGFGATSLTCQQQDSQAQEPEFNLYLSKLTKQNKSVRGETLRQIAASKGIIYGGYTQRAYDELPHDIKFKENFCREYAMVVGGFFGVTVGPFGYNNYNFQQTDAFFNFATQNNLIFRAHPLIWNEFNSPWLVEKFKAADTTSAEIDKIFTNHVATLAKRHAGRIHSWDVINEAINVDDGRSDNLKDTTKSGIRGEKCPAWLNFLGPDYIERAFHIAAQADPKAILVYNDNGLTYSNPYNSSWDGKRRIAVLKLLERLKAKGTPVHALGIQSHLDGSRNQEFDGQKFRKFLSDVASMGLQIIISELDVRDAKLPKDMATRDRLVAEAYYQYLSVVLDEPAVTTIVSWGLSDRYTWLSGFAPRKDDADVRPLLLDRGYLRKPAWNAVARALREAPNRT, from the coding sequence ATGACCAGAAAATTATTTAAATACGGTAGACGTTCATTATTATTAGCTTTTGGTGGATTTGGTGCGACAAGTTTAACTTGTCAACAGCAAGATTCTCAAGCCCAAGAGCCAGAATTTAATTTATATTTGAGTAAATTAACTAAACAAAATAAAAGTGTTAGAGGAGAAACTCTGCGTCAAATAGCAGCATCTAAAGGCATAATTTATGGCGGATATACTCAAAGGGCTTATGATGAATTGCCTCACGATATAAAGTTTAAAGAAAATTTTTGTCGAGAATATGCCATGGTAGTAGGTGGCTTTTTTGGAGTTACCGTTGGTCCTTTCGGCTACAACAATTATAATTTTCAACAAACTGACGCTTTCTTTAACTTTGCAACTCAAAATAATCTGATTTTTCGCGCGCATCCTTTAATTTGGAATGAATTTAATTCGCCTTGGCTAGTAGAGAAATTTAAGGCTGCTGATACTACTAGTGCCGAAATCGATAAAATCTTTACTAATCACGTTGCTACTTTAGCCAAACGTCATGCAGGCAGAATACATTCTTGGGATGTAATTAATGAAGCAATTAACGTTGATGATGGCAGAAGCGATAATTTAAAAGACACTACCAAAAGTGGTATTAGAGGTGAAAAATGTCCAGCCTGGCTTAATTTTTTGGGACCAGACTATATTGAACGTGCTTTTCATATTGCTGCTCAAGCTGACCCTAAAGCGATCTTAGTTTATAACGATAATGGTTTAACCTACAGCAATCCCTACAACAGCAGTTGGGACGGAAAACGCCGAATAGCCGTTTTGAAATTGTTAGAACGATTAAAAGCAAAGGGAACACCTGTTCACGCTTTGGGTATTCAAAGCCATTTAGATGGGAGTAGAAACCAAGAATTTGATGGTCAGAAGTTTAGGAAATTTCTCAGTGATGTTGCCAGTATGGGATTACAAATTATCATTTCTGAATTGGATGTCAGGGATGCTAAACTCCCCAAAGATATGGCAACTCGCGATCGCTTAGTAGCAGAGGCATATTATCAGTATCTTTCTGTTGTTCTAGATGAACCTGCCGTCACCACAATTGTTAGTTGGGGCCTGAGCGATCGCTATACTTGGCTAAGTGGCTTTGCTCCTAGAAAAGATGATGCGGATGTTCGTCCATTATTGTTAGATCGAGGCTATTTACGAAAACCCGCCTGGAATGCAGTAGCCAGAGCTTTACGAGAAGCTCCCAACAGAACTTAA
- a CDS encoding PAP/fibrillin family protein — MPKVQNRLEVKQNLLAEIKELQNNLQAFNDSPITDLEISQKKVQKIEALTVNLENLTPFPRPLTYGSQLLDGAWLLEYSTAREIRSLRRLPFGFLVGKIYQIIDIKTASFENRAWVKHKTGLLSGYVRITATFEPALTEEDRLPNQKINVNFRQRFIAITKILGIKTKILDPLKVLEARNPQGRIPSLDITYIDETMRIGRGGDGSLFILTKA; from the coding sequence ATGCCAAAAGTACAAAATAGACTGGAAGTCAAACAGAATTTACTTGCAGAAATTAAGGAACTACAAAACAATCTTCAAGCCTTTAATGATTCACCAATTACAGATTTAGAAATTAGCCAAAAAAAGGTTCAAAAGATAGAAGCATTAACGGTTAATCTAGAAAACCTTACTCCTTTTCCTCGTCCTCTGACTTATGGTAGTCAGCTACTTGACGGTGCTTGGCTATTAGAATATTCAACCGCCAGAGAAATTCGCTCTTTAAGACGTTTACCCTTCGGTTTTTTGGTTGGTAAAATATACCAAATAATCGACATTAAAACTGCATCCTTTGAAAATAGAGCTTGGGTAAAACACAAGACGGGTTTGTTATCAGGATATGTCAGGATAACAGCCACGTTTGAACCAGCATTAACAGAGGAAGATCGGCTTCCCAATCAAAAAATTAACGTAAATTTTAGACAACGCTTTATTGCCATTACTAAAATATTAGGAATTAAGACAAAGATACTCGATCCGCTCAAAGTTTTAGAAGCTCGAAATCCTCAAGGCAGAATTCCCAGTTTAGATATTACCTATATTGATGAAACAATGAGAATTGGTCGTGGTGGAGATGGTAGCTTATTTATTTTGACTAAAGCTTAA
- a CDS encoding sigma-70 family RNA polymerase sigma factor yields the protein MTSERLNPEVVESYVLAWTCLKIICVAQDSSIRQLPKPEPETWKAIAFLHNQKRQSQLRQPTQAATAENIEKWMLICAKAARSFLFPDVISINKPKPGYESGEIVDSIVGEVDDSLLSDMIAKKEIQQRGQQQTDINQFLIDAVAQLKPESQKLLKLYYSQGLKQADIAQELKTQQYTISRQLSKARKVTKALSQRTQEKLHISLTSDILDNISSLLEEWLASY from the coding sequence TTGACTAGTGAAAGACTCAATCCTGAAGTAGTCGAAAGCTACGTTTTAGCTTGGACTTGTTTAAAGATCATTTGTGTAGCACAAGATAGTTCAATTCGCCAATTGCCAAAGCCTGAACCTGAAACTTGGAAAGCGATCGCCTTTCTCCACAACCAAAAGCGTCAAAGCCAATTACGGCAACCCACACAAGCCGCTACTGCCGAAAATATAGAAAAATGGATGTTAATTTGCGCTAAAGCTGCTCGTTCTTTTTTATTTCCTGACGTTATATCTATTAATAAGCCCAAACCTGGATATGAATCGGGAGAAATTGTTGATTCTATTGTGGGCGAAGTAGATGACTCTCTTTTGAGCGACATGATTGCCAAAAAGGAAATACAGCAGCGAGGTCAACAGCAAACAGATATCAATCAATTTTTAATTGATGCTGTTGCTCAATTAAAGCCAGAGTCGCAAAAGTTACTAAAGCTTTACTACTCGCAAGGACTCAAACAGGCAGACATTGCCCAGGAATTGAAAACTCAACAATACACAATTTCTCGCCAACTATCTAAAGCCAGAAAAGTTACTAAAGCTTTATCACAACGGACTCAAGAAAAACTGCATATATCTTTGACATCGGACATACTCGACAACATAAGCTCATTATTAGAAGAATGGTTAGCTAGTTATTAG
- a CDS encoding oligosaccharide flippase family protein, translated as MFKEKFSLILSNLLQNKLFKNTWTIFQSFILRLVIQGFYFVILARTFAPEKYGAYVGIVAIVSIFIPFAGWGSGEVFIQNVARDRSLFREYFGATILKTLLFSSIFTALILIAYNFFSIPNISIYSVFFVTLANLTFLKFNDIARDAFMAVGLLNYTAKTIVLMSLNRFVAVLVFIAFFDQPSILTWCILYCVATFVSGAASIYLVIKLVGYPKFNLSRVKQELRLGFAFAVSVSAQNIYNDLDKSMLAKLSTLEATGIYGAAYHILNVALTPIQSVALASFRKFFQHGASGIKGSFELCKKLLPLSLAYSLLAVVGLVVLAPLLPIILGSQYQASARALIWLSPTIFLRTMHFFAADTLTGANYQSSRTTAQVLVAIINGLLNFWLIPKYGWLGAIWATIASEFLLMVFLWGFVYRYSKQSASNI; from the coding sequence ATGTTTAAAGAAAAGTTTAGTTTAATACTTAGCAATTTATTACAAAATAAACTATTCAAGAATACTTGGACAATATTTCAATCTTTTATTTTAAGATTAGTTATTCAAGGTTTCTACTTCGTTATTTTAGCTCGTACTTTCGCCCCAGAAAAATACGGGGCATATGTAGGCATAGTGGCAATAGTATCTATTTTTATTCCTTTTGCAGGCTGGGGTAGTGGAGAAGTATTCATCCAAAATGTTGCACGCGATCGCAGTCTATTTAGAGAGTATTTTGGAGCTACAATTCTCAAAACCCTTTTATTTAGCTCAATATTTACAGCTTTAATATTAATAGCTTATAATTTTTTTTCTATACCAAATATTTCAATATATTCGGTATTTTTTGTGACTTTAGCTAATCTAACCTTTTTAAAGTTTAATGATATTGCCAGGGATGCTTTTATGGCTGTGGGACTCTTAAATTACACAGCTAAAACTATTGTCTTGATGTCATTAAACAGGTTTGTCGCAGTGCTAGTATTCATTGCTTTTTTTGACCAGCCCAGTATACTTACATGGTGCATACTCTATTGCGTTGCTACGTTTGTTTCTGGAGCAGCATCTATCTATCTGGTTATTAAGCTAGTTGGCTATCCCAAATTCAACTTATCTAGAGTAAAACAAGAGTTGCGACTTGGTTTTGCATTTGCCGTCAGCGTATCTGCCCAAAATATTTATAATGATTTAGATAAATCGATGCTGGCTAAGTTATCTACCTTAGAAGCGACTGGAATATATGGGGCAGCATATCATATACTAAATGTTGCCTTGACTCCAATTCAATCAGTTGCCTTAGCTTCGTTTAGAAAATTCTTTCAACACGGCGCTTCAGGAATTAAAGGGAGTTTTGAACTATGTAAGAAGCTCCTACCTCTTTCTCTTGCGTATTCCTTATTAGCAGTTGTAGGTCTAGTCGTCCTTGCACCTCTATTACCGATTATATTAGGCTCCCAATATCAGGCTTCTGCTCGTGCTTTAATCTGGCTTTCGCCAACAATTTTTTTGCGAACAATGCACTTTTTTGCAGCAGATACTTTAACAGGAGCAAATTATCAAAGCTCTCGAACTACTGCTCAAGTATTAGTAGCTATTATCAATGGCTTATTAAATTTCTGGCTTATTCCTAAGTATGGTTGGCTTGGTGCTATTTGGGCAACAATTGCTTCTGAATTTTTATTAATGGTTTTTCTCTGGGGTTTTGTTTATCGATATTCTAAACAATCGGCATCAAATATTTAG
- a CDS encoding FHA domain-containing protein, with protein MLATVGRPYIKLDNQGQKKILNLTQNINYLGRDPKWANMQVPREWKVVSRRQAIIVKEGNNFRLYDGDRHSQKPSGNGIFINQLWINLTEGHILKNGE; from the coding sequence ATTCTGGCGACTGTCGGCAGACCATATATTAAGTTAGACAATCAGGGGCAAAAAAAGATTCTCAATCTGACCCAGAACATCAACTACCTAGGACGAGATCCTAAGTGGGCAAATATGCAAGTTCCTAGAGAATGGAAAGTTGTTTCTCGTAGGCAAGCTATTATTGTCAAAGAAGGTAATAATTTTCGGCTCTATGATGGCGATCGCCACAGTCAAAAACCTAGCGGTAACGGTATTTTTATCAATCAATTATGGATAAATCTTACCGAAGGACATATTCTTAAAAACGGTGAGTAA
- a CDS encoding sugar transferase — MLDKFSSTPDYGVGKNYLNNEIAKGRDLRSPGYLKLAEKEFSYRFKIIVLLVLDSLSLCLGWSISLGHSWHQFSLITVWQKPEKYSLFLTVLIFMLCLFYAFNLYRKGDKSRNIFNSIKAVFFAHLSIAPIIVRFYSTSYFYQLLVAAMATTLLIVVQRMSLNWVWAYARQKYYPLRQKILLIGNSEELEKSKHLLETSEVYLIAGQLDLSDFDNDESLYLALDRVDYKELDEVFICSWETIASATSLYWKLITVGVNWRILPINIKLPARQAEIDTILGVPTIRFAHSAIVGIDFFSKRIFDVVGSLFLLMIIGLPMLIIAALIKLDSSGSILYKQTRVGLKGKHFKIWKFRTMVDNASQLQHQLEAQNEIKGGILFKIKEDPRITRVGKYLRRFSLDELPQLFNVLRGEMSLVGPRPLPVRDVAKFAQNHFFRQEVLPGITGLWQVSGRSDTGSDGVFNLDFEYIEDWSLALDFKILLQTVGVVFRAKGAY; from the coding sequence ATGTTAGACAAGTTTTCCAGTACTCCAGACTATGGAGTGGGTAAAAATTATTTGAATAATGAGATAGCTAAGGGTAGAGATCTTAGATCTCCAGGATATTTAAAGTTAGCCGAGAAAGAGTTTTCCTACAGATTCAAAATAATTGTTTTGCTTGTGCTGGATAGTTTATCACTCTGCCTAGGCTGGTCTATTTCTTTGGGTCATAGCTGGCATCAATTTAGTTTGATTACAGTCTGGCAAAAGCCTGAGAAGTATAGCTTGTTTCTAACTGTCCTGATATTTATGCTCTGTCTATTTTATGCCTTTAATTTATACCGTAAGGGGGATAAAAGCAGGAATATTTTTAATTCAATTAAGGCAGTTTTTTTTGCTCATTTATCTATAGCACCGATTATTGTCAGATTTTATAGCACCAGTTATTTTTATCAATTATTAGTGGCGGCGATGGCAACCACATTACTAATTGTTGTTCAACGCATGAGCCTAAACTGGGTTTGGGCATATGCACGCCAAAAATATTATCCTTTAAGGCAGAAAATACTGTTGATTGGCAATTCTGAGGAATTAGAAAAATCTAAGCATCTGTTAGAAACCAGTGAAGTTTATTTAATTGCAGGGCAATTAGACTTATCAGATTTTGATAATGATGAATCGCTATACCTAGCTTTAGATCGAGTAGATTATAAAGAACTTGACGAAGTTTTTATCTGTTCATGGGAAACGATCGCAAGTGCAACCAGCTTATACTGGAAGCTTATAACTGTTGGTGTCAATTGGCGAATCTTACCAATTAATATTAAATTACCAGCAAGACAAGCAGAAATCGACACCATTTTGGGAGTTCCCACAATTAGATTTGCTCATTCAGCAATTGTAGGCATTGATTTTTTCAGCAAACGCATTTTTGACGTAGTGGGTTCACTGTTTTTGTTAATGATTATTGGTCTACCGATGCTTATAATCGCAGCTTTAATTAAGCTTGATTCTTCAGGGTCAATTCTCTATAAGCAAACGCGAGTTGGCTTAAAAGGCAAACATTTTAAAATCTGGAAGTTCCGCACTATGGTTGACAATGCTAGCCAGCTGCAGCATCAGTTGGAAGCGCAGAATGAGATCAAAGGTGGAATTTTATTTAAAATCAAAGAAGATCCTCGTATTACCAGAGTTGGGAAATATCTACGTCGGTTCAGCCTAGATGAGCTACCTCAGCTATTTAACGTTTTAAGGGGGGAAATGAGCTTAGTAGGACCTCGACCTTTACCTGTAAGAGACGTTGCTAAGTTTGCTCAAAATCACTTTTTTCGCCAAGAAGTTTTGCCAGGCATTACTGGATTATGGCAAGTTAGCGGACGCTCAGATACTGGGTCAGATGGGGTATTCAATTTAGATTTTGAATATATCGAGGATTGGTCTTTGGCACTAGATTTCAAAATTCTTTTGCAAACAGTAGGAGTAGTTTTCCGTGCCAAAGGCGCGTACTAA
- a CDS encoding O-antigen ligase family protein, protein MKKSIRPFENVFSVISLLLFSNGFYSIILGETVGQGDIDSPALRLAFIGIYFITISLLAFRWQRTLMFLSSHLWVLFLLGLALASISWSSVPEIAFRKVVALIGGTLFALYLGSSYDFKQQLRIYGWTFGISIFFSFLLALALPQYGIMNTDAIVGAWKGIFPHKNGLGESMFASFISFYFLSLLHKERRLFFQICCFLSVILIYFAESATSLMSVLFIFVTAQGLKRLSLQSKKSVFLILLFLIFTSLILFLFLINFNTFLSVNGKDITLSGRTLLWHTLWQFIQQKPLLGYGYGSFFSGQSRTAYLLWQIHDWSPVHSHNGYIQLWIDLGLIGLVVFLLGYANCLFRSLYGYLASKDLKMLWIFLFLMYDLFSNCTEVSFFTGGNIWIITLASLYSMKVKTQKTTPKIVASPS, encoded by the coding sequence ATGAAAAAGTCAATTCGTCCTTTTGAAAACGTATTTTCAGTTATATCATTACTGCTATTTTCAAATGGGTTTTATTCTATTATCTTAGGAGAAACTGTTGGACAGGGGGATATAGATAGCCCAGCACTCCGCCTTGCTTTTATAGGCATATATTTCATTACTATTTCATTACTGGCTTTTCGTTGGCAAAGAACTTTAATGTTTTTAAGTAGCCACTTATGGGTATTGTTTTTGCTTGGTTTGGCGCTCGCCTCAATATCCTGGTCATCTGTTCCTGAGATAGCCTTTAGAAAAGTAGTAGCTTTGATTGGAGGAACTTTATTCGCATTATATCTAGGTTCTAGCTACGATTTTAAGCAACAGCTAAGAATATATGGCTGGACTTTTGGTATTTCTATATTTTTTAGCTTCTTATTGGCTTTGGCTCTGCCACAATACGGAATAATGAATACCGATGCTATTGTTGGTGCTTGGAAGGGTATTTTTCCTCACAAAAATGGCTTGGGAGAAAGTATGTTTGCCAGCTTTATTAGCTTTTATTTTTTGTCACTTTTACATAAAGAAAGACGGTTATTTTTCCAAATTTGCTGTTTTTTATCAGTAATTTTAATTTATTTTGCGGAATCTGCCACTTCTTTAATGAGCGTTTTATTTATTTTTGTGACTGCTCAAGGATTAAAAAGACTATCATTGCAGTCCAAGAAAAGCGTGTTTTTAATATTACTATTTTTAATTTTTACCTCTTTAATCTTGTTTTTGTTTTTAATTAACTTCAATACATTTTTAAGCGTTAATGGTAAAGACATAACTTTGTCTGGCAGGACTCTTTTGTGGCACACTTTATGGCAGTTTATACAGCAAAAGCCACTTCTAGGCTATGGTTATGGGAGCTTTTTTTCTGGACAAAGTAGAACGGCTTATTTATTATGGCAAATACATGATTGGTCTCCTGTCCACTCTCACAATGGCTATATACAACTTTGGATTGATTTAGGACTTATTGGCTTGGTTGTATTTTTACTAGGATATGCTAACTGTTTATTTAGATCTTTATATGGATATTTAGCCTCTAAAGATTTGAAGATGCTCTGGATATTTTTATTTTTAATGTACGATTTGTTTTCAAATTGTACAGAAGTTTCTTTTTTTACTGGAGGCAATATCTGGATCATTACCCTAGCTTCACTCTATTCAATGAAAGTAAAGACTCAGAAAACAACGCCTAAAATTGTGGCATCTCCCAGTTGA
- a CDS encoding GumC family protein — protein sequence MDSNLHLEEYIDFNKYWQVLKRRWVPATATFAGIVALSVAAALASEKVYEAEAQLQIRPDRTSAILNINGDPDGLKGLTQDKDPLETEAKIFQSRPVIEKLIKELDLKSDSGKPLTYKNVKSSLKADPVLGTDILQITYDNPDPDIAVAVVQRAVELYSEDYASFTRSGNVRAKDYVKKELPKAEKSVREAEENLRLFQNRNRTANLNEETTATIGSISAVENEIDQVKAQLQDVDARYSRLKSQLGMTWQEASAVSSLSQSVGVQSTLEQLQKVKLALAQKGNVLSDSSPQIISLKEEQADLTALLKQQVASTLGSQQSLASSVNVLSLGELKQAQLANYAELGLQKEGLDQRLASLQNTYTAYQKRSDNFPQLQEQQRQLQRKVTAAQSAYEGLLSKSKELDVLPSDIDKVRVVANAAILEDPVNPSGKIIVAAGAMMGVLFGMALAFLLDLKDNTIKNTQEVENMFAYPLHGIVPNIDLPGRNDRQPQLPGSATPANLNLPQKQKLASEVSMMPLKEAYQNIQVNLKLLDADARKKVIAITSSVPQEGKSSVSANLAVARSECGQKILLVDADMRRPTQHHIWEISNQVGLIDILRREVQWEDAIQNTMPNLDVLTAGSIPNNPVALLDSPTMREFIDSVSKHYDQIIFDTPPINGIADTKIIGKLIDGFLFVVRPGVADYGSASAAKKTLDSTRQKVLGVIVNGADMSREPDYYNSYYYAEKSNK from the coding sequence ATGGATTCTAACTTACATTTAGAAGAGTATATAGACTTTAATAAGTATTGGCAGGTATTAAAACGTCGTTGGGTACCTGCAACGGCAACCTTTGCTGGAATTGTGGCACTATCTGTAGCTGCTGCTCTGGCTTCTGAAAAAGTTTATGAGGCTGAAGCTCAACTACAAATTAGACCCGATCGCACCTCTGCTATTCTTAACATTAATGGAGATCCAGACGGTCTTAAAGGATTGACCCAAGATAAAGATCCTTTAGAAACAGAAGCGAAAATTTTTCAATCTCGACCAGTTATTGAAAAATTAATTAAAGAACTGGATCTAAAAAGTGATAGTGGCAAACCTCTAACTTACAAGAACGTAAAAAGCTCTCTTAAGGCAGACCCAGTTTTAGGCACTGATATACTGCAAATTACATACGATAATCCCGATCCAGACATAGCTGTTGCCGTCGTTCAACGAGCCGTAGAGCTTTATTCAGAAGACTATGCTTCGTTTACCCGTAGTGGAAATGTGCGCGCCAAAGATTATGTTAAGAAAGAATTGCCTAAAGCCGAAAAGAGCGTAAGAGAAGCAGAAGAAAACTTACGTCTGTTTCAAAACCGTAATCGCACTGCTAATCTAAACGAGGAAACAACTGCCACAATCGGTTCTATATCGGCAGTTGAAAATGAAATAGATCAGGTAAAAGCACAGTTACAAGATGTTGATGCCCGATACAGCAGATTAAAAAGCCAATTAGGTATGACTTGGCAAGAAGCTTCTGCCGTTAGTTCACTGAGTCAATCTGTTGGAGTACAAAGCACTTTAGAACAGCTACAGAAAGTCAAGTTAGCTTTAGCCCAGAAGGGTAACGTTTTATCTGACAGCTCTCCACAGATTATCAGTTTAAAAGAGGAGCAGGCAGATTTAACTGCTTTACTAAAACAGCAAGTTGCTAGTACGTTAGGATCTCAGCAAAGCTTAGCCAGTAGCGTCAATGTTTTAAGTTTGGGAGAATTGAAGCAGGCTCAGCTAGCTAATTATGCCGAATTAGGACTGCAAAAAGAAGGGTTAGATCAAAGGCTAGCATCTTTACAAAATACCTACACTGCATACCAAAAGCGATCGGATAACTTTCCTCAGTTACAAGAACAACAAAGACAGCTACAGCGAAAAGTAACGGCTGCTCAATCTGCATATGAAGGTCTTTTAAGTAAATCAAAAGAGTTAGATGTGCTTCCCAGTGACATTGATAAAGTGCGGGTAGTTGCTAATGCAGCCATCTTAGAAGACCCGGTAAATCCAAGTGGCAAAATAATTGTTGCAGCAGGAGCTATGATGGGCGTATTATTCGGGATGGCGCTGGCTTTTCTTTTAGATCTCAAAGACAACACAATCAAAAATACTCAAGAAGTTGAGAATATGTTTGCTTATCCTTTACATGGCATAGTCCCTAATATAGATTTACCAGGGCGTAATGATCGGCAACCGCAACTTCCTGGAAGTGCCACACCAGCAAACTTGAATCTTCCACAAAAGCAAAAGCTAGCCAGCGAAGTGTCGATGATGCCTTTGAAAGAAGCGTATCAAAATATACAGGTCAATCTTAAGCTTTTAGATGCTGATGCTAGAAAAAAAGTTATTGCCATAACTAGTTCAGTCCCCCAAGAAGGAAAATCTTCTGTCTCAGCTAATTTGGCAGTAGCACGCTCTGAGTGTGGTCAAAAAATTTTACTGGTAGATGCAGATATGCGTCGCCCAACCCAGCATCATATTTGGGAAATTTCTAACCAAGTAGGTTTAATCGACATTCTTAGGCGTGAGGTTCAATGGGAAGATGCAATCCAAAACACTATGCCTAACTTAGATGTTTTGACTGCGGGATCGATACCAAATAATCCTGTCGCTCTTTTGGATTCTCCAACAATGAGAGAATTTATCGATAGTGTATCCAAACATTACGATCAGATTATCTTTGATACACCTCCTATTAATGGTATTGCAGACACAAAAATTATTGGCAAGCTGATAGATGGCTTTTTGTTCGTTGTCAGACCTGGAGTTGCTGACTATGGCAGTGCTAGTGCAGCGAAAAAAACTTTAGATAGTACTAGACAAAAGGTATTAGGTGTAATTGTTAATGGAGCAGACATGAGCAGAGAACCTGATTATTACAATAGCTATTACTATGCAGAAAAAAGTAATAAGTAA
- a CDS encoding ABC transporter permease: MLPQNFLFVVVEAIAQTILITAVVLLIFEAFQSNLISWSVGFAITTFLTLPASTSLNLMLSVLVKTENGGNGILPLIMIPQIIFSGVLFTLKGWPCKLSWLMLSRWSIGAYGSLANVNAMAPKPNLTLSLQMLNEIFKSTPVYNATWGNLGLNWGILIAHTLIYTTMALIIQRRKDIFKLRIFCLGFLTIIFMPSKV, translated from the coding sequence ATGTTACCTCAAAACTTTTTATTCGTGGTGGTAGAAGCGATCGCTCAAACTATTTTAATTACTGCTGTAGTCTTACTGATTTTTGAAGCTTTTCAATCTAATTTAATCTCGTGGTCAGTCGGTTTCGCTATCACTACTTTTTTGACTCTACCAGCTAGCACTAGTCTTAATTTAATGCTTTCTGTATTGGTTAAAACTGAAAATGGAGGTAATGGTATTTTACCTTTAATAATGATTCCTCAAATTATTTTTTCTGGAGTTTTATTTACTTTAAAAGGCTGGCCTTGCAAACTCTCTTGGTTAATGCTTAGTCGCTGGTCAATTGGAGCATATGGTTCGTTAGCAAACGTTAACGCTATGGCGCCAAAACCAAACTTAACTTTAAGTCTCCAAATGCTGAATGAAATATTCAAATCCACTCCTGTATACAATGCCACGTGGGGAAATCTAGGTTTGAATTGGGGAATTTTGATTGCTCATACCCTAATTTATACAACTATGGCTTTGATAATACAGCGACGAAAAGATATTTTTAAATTACGCATTTTTTGCTTAGGATTTTTGACTATTATCTTCATGCCTAGTAAAGTTTGA
- a CDS encoding phytanoyl-CoA dioxygenase family protein — protein MNLTKLTEEIIQGKGYIILPDLLSLKETTEARNLILELAQQEKQENKLVVQGKKERLYGLIYKGEFFTKLVQDKLILAVIEAILGEDIVLGGFSAHILKPGAERMGIHVDYPYWAMTSPFPSQPILEIQVIWLMEDFTADNGAPLFAAGTQNLATKPNKIQFEKTAEKITGTAGTAIISHGLCWHDTSVNKSDRPRVSLLGNYTPQYVHPLENSLFDYQPETIANSSPKLKKLLRHTWISKNQPMYGMSFVK, from the coding sequence GTGAATTTAACTAAATTAACTGAGGAAATCATTCAAGGGAAAGGGTATATTATCCTACCTGATTTGCTAAGTCTTAAAGAAACAACAGAAGCAAGAAATTTAATTCTTGAACTTGCTCAACAGGAAAAACAGGAAAACAAACTGGTTGTTCAGGGTAAAAAAGAAAGACTGTATGGCTTGATTTATAAAGGAGAGTTTTTCACTAAATTAGTCCAAGACAAGTTAATCCTGGCAGTTATTGAAGCAATTCTTGGGGAAGATATTGTCTTAGGCGGTTTCTCGGCGCATATTCTGAAGCCTGGGGCAGAAAGAATGGGCATTCATGTCGATTATCCATACTGGGCAATGACTTCTCCTTTTCCTAGCCAACCAATTTTAGAGATTCAAGTTATTTGGCTAATGGAAGATTTTACTGCGGATAATGGCGCACCTTTGTTTGCTGCGGGAACACAAAACCTAGCCACCAAGCCAAATAAAATACAGTTTGAAAAAACGGCAGAAAAAATTACGGGAACAGCAGGAACAGCCATTATTTCCCATGGTCTATGTTGGCATGATACTTCGGTTAACAAAAGCGATCGCCCTAGAGTATCTTTACTGGGTAACTATACACCCCAATATGTTCATCCTTTAGAAAATAGTCTATTTGATTATCAACCAGAAACAATCGCCAATTCTAGCCCCAAGCTAAAAAAGCTATTGAGACACACCTGGATTTCTAAAAACCAGCCTATGTATGGCATGAGTTTTGTTAAATAG